GATGTGTGAGGGACATGGACGAAATATGCAAGATGATCCCCCGGCTGGCGGATTACCTCCTTTGTCCCACCTCAAATACTTGGTAAGGGCATCGAATTAGGGTTCGGGTTCAATTTGATTGAGTTTTAGCGTTTGCTACTCTTTGCCATAGACACGGGGCGAGACCTCCTATAGTACCATCAGAACCTCGTTGTGTTAAACAAGTACTTCATCTTATATTTGTAATTCAGATTTCATATCTTAAATTATTGCTTTTTCTTTGGTTGCATGTATGAATTGATCTTCATGATTAGGTTGACTGTGTTTCCTACACCGTCAATAACCATTATAGCATGCATTACTATATAAGTGAGTATAGATAACATGACACGTTCATATAGCCATTAGCTAGCTACACTATTAGTCATTCTCTAATGCGGCACTAGATCCTTCGAAGCCCTTCCCATTGAAGTTACCAATGCCGCCAGCAAGAAAAGAGATACATGCTCCAGCCGATCCTTTTTAGTCTACATATAAATTTTGTCCGAAGTCAAAGTGTCTCtattttgaccaaatttatagaaaaaagtatcaaaaaaccggagggagtacatgcatAGTTTGACTCTTAGATGGGCTTGATTCACAAACAGTAGTTAAGCCATACTAATACAATATTGAGACCCGCCATATGTAAGTCGCCTTAAATATGGGTAAGTTAATTTTCTGGGCCATTATATTAAAATCAACGATTGTTCTTTCTTCAGCTTTCTTCCTCCGCCAACTATTCATCCTCCCACAAAATCGATTTGCCCAAATTGCAAATTCAGTCAACTTACGTATAGCTATTGTGTCAAATATTTTCATTATAGATAGTTACATTACCTTGATCACAAGTAAGGAAGTTCCAATAACGCACCATTGTGAAATATGTAAAATGCAAATCTAACCGCACAAATGAGCATAAAAAAATTCAGGATTTTTTTCTTCGAATTTACTGTTCaccgggtgcagatgagcctgggcaccgAATTGATTATCAGCATGTGACACCGCTAGTTTGTTTTAAATAAGCGATGACCAGTCCATGGTTTCATGTTGCAATTGTACACCATTTGCTCTATTTTTCTCCCTCCCATCTAACGCTGCTAGAGGGGGTCCGCGGCGCTGGCACGCAACCCTGatgaaggtggcggcggggatTTGGCGCCTCCTTCCTAGATGGAGGGTTGTGGCTCCCGGGGTGGCAGCCCTGGCCGGTGGTGCACGGCGGGCGGTGCCAGATTGTACTGGTGGGCGTCATTCGGTTGTGCGGGCAGCGTGGTGGGCGTGGATGACGGTGCGGCGGCGGTGCCTCTCAGTCCGCTGGGCCTCCGTGGAGAAGCTTCGTTGTCGTCCGATCTGTGCCAGCATCGTTTCCTGGTGCCTGCGGCCGCCGTCTCATGGTGCTTGCTGGCCGGATCTGACGTTTGGGTGAGGTTCCGGGGAAAACCCCTGGCCGGCGCGGCGGCCCCCCAAAGTCGACGCCTTTGGTGTCGATCCCCTTCCTGGAGGCTTTGGGGTGGTCCCTCTCCCTCCCGAGCTCCAGCGAAAGCTGATACTCCCCTGATCTGGGCGTCGACGACACCTCGGTGGCATTACTCCTTCTTGAAGGCAGCGTCTGGGAGTTGCTCTTGGTGGTGGAGTTGTTGGTGTCCTGGTTTCGAAGCATGACGACCTGGACTTCCTGCTACATCTTGCTCGGCTTCGCCCGGTGCATAGTGATGCCTTCTTCGGTCTTCTCCATGGCGTGCGCCTTCGTTCGACAACGTGCTTCCGGTGCTCcgtgctgccactgtcggctatGGTTCTTGTCTGGTTGGTTTCTTGTGGTTCATGGATCGGCTCCATCTGCTTCTCCTACGGCAACTCCGACACCTTGAGTTGGGCTCTGTGGTAGCCACTCCGCTGGTCGCCGGTGCGGCACCAATCGAGCCTGGGTGAAAGGGTAATGGCCCTTTGCGACGGCGGAGACAGCTCAAGTATTGCCCCAGTTTGACCTGTGGATGCAGCCGACGCTCGATGCTTGCTCGGTGTGACCCTCCTTCTGTGTACTTAGTTGACTAGTCGGTGTGGGCGTAGTGCTGGTTGTCCGCATCTACGCTCATGTTGTTGCCTTTGTGTTGTTTTGCCTAGTGTCGTGTATCTTCCTTTCCGCTTGCTTTGCATCTCCGTTGTAATGTGGTGCCCTTAtaatcctggccggttgatgACTTTGTTAATTTAAAGTCAAGCTAGGTTCGAGCTCTTCTGAGGCTCCGCCAGcgccttttcttaaaaaaaaatgagagagggggagaggtgAAAGCAGTACAGCATCGTGCGACCATTCGAGAAACGTGCATGGTTGGGTGCAAAGCGCCAAGAATGCGGCACAAGCAAAACAGCATCATTTTCGACAGATTTGCAGCTCCCGCTGGAGTCGGCAGGCCTCGCCCACGCCACGCCCCCGGGCCCACGCCTCGCTCCTGGTTCGCTTGCTGTCGACGGGGCAGGCGGGGCAGGCAAGCGCGAGTGAATGCTGCCTGCTGGGTGCTGGCACAGTGCTACTATTGCACGCGGCGGAGCAAAATGGTAGGTGCTGCCATTGAAGGCTCCCCCTCGATTCAATTCCTCTGGTGGTGGTGGGGGTGGTGGTGACTGGCGCGCGCGGCGTGGGAGCACAGAAGCAGTCACTGCCGAGACGTCTTTTTTGGAAGCTTCACAGGGCACTAGGCCCGGACAGTCGAGGCTGTGATGCAACGAGCCCCTTCGGTCTGGAGGGAGAAAGGCCTAGGGTTCCCATTCCCTCCGGGTCAACGGCTGCAAATAGTTAGTAATACAGCTTTGATAGACTTAGACTTGATCAGAAGGGTAATCATGGAGATTACAGTAATGGAATCAGAACAGTCGTTGCTCTGAACATTTTGCTGTTAGTGAATAGTGAATATAGGTTTACCAGAGGGGCAGTGAAAAGATTTGGCAGCATCAGACCAGTAACAAAGCTAATAAAATGACCACACATTGTGAAGCAAAAGATGTCGAGCAATATATGTAAGAAATCAAAGTCACATTTATCAGCACAACTAGCTAAGAAGGCAATCAGATATCAGTCATTTCAGGGGTGCCGAGATGCCGGCCAACCTCTGCGGCAATACCCAAACGAGCAGAGATAAGCTACAGTTTCATCCAAGGAATGAACCAAAGAATTGCAGAGAAGCAACAAGCAGCATCGCCAACCCCCTAAAATTTCACAACCAAACTACAGACTACAGGCATTCCACAATGCATCACCACTCCATCGCTCCCACCCTTCTTCCCAACCGGGCATCATATATGCATCTAGTAGAGAAACAAAAACCCAGGTACATGCGGAACAAAGTTCAAAAGAGACCTCAGACCATCTCATCCCCTGGACTGTCCTGCGGACTCCTCACCACCTCAAGTATACTCAACACCTCGCCCATGTCCGGCCGGTTCGACGGCACCTGCGAAGTGCAAACGAGGCCCAGCTTGATGATCGGAATGGCCTCTTCCATCGCGAACTCGCCGCATAGCCGCGGATCCATGCAGTCCTCCAGCCTGCCTTCCTCCAGCGCGCTTCTCACCAAGTCACATAGCACGACCACGTCATCTTCCAAGTACTCAACAGGCCTCCTGCCCGTCAAGATCTCCAGTGCAAGCACCCCAAAGCCGTAGACGTCGCACTTCTCGGTGATCTTCACCGTCTTGCACGCGAATTCTGGCGCCATGTACCCAAGTGCACTCTGGATCTTACTGCTCAGCACATACCGGTCCAGCATCGGGAGCAGGCTTGCAAGACCATAGTCACCCAccctgggctcaccattgctgtCCAGCAGCACATTGCTTGACTTGAGATTGTAATGGACGACCCCATGCTGGTGGAGGTGCATCAGTCCCCTGGCAACACCGATGATAATGTCAAACCTCTCCATCCAGGAAAGAGTGTTCTCTTCCGTGCACTCATGGAGGTGCTTGTGCAGATTTCCTCCTGGGAGGTAATCATAGATGAGCAGCTGCAGCGACGAAGTCCAGTAAAAGCCTCTCAGTGTGACAATATTGTGGTGCCGCATCTTGCTAAGCACCTTCACCTGTCGCTCAAAGTCATCCTTAGACTTCACCAAGCTAGACACAGTGAGCTTCTTGATGGCCACCGGCTGTCCGTCTCTGAGCACCGTCTTGTAGACTGCACCAAAGCCTCCTCGCCCAAGCTCACAGTCTTTGTTCAACAAGGCATGCCCACCAGTGCTGAACTCTGGGCTGCCTTTGCCAAACATGACAAGCTTCCCAGAGCTAGCATCATTCTCCGGGGATTGGCTAAGGTAATCATCAGATAGTGCAATAGCAGGCTTTGGGTGGGAGGCGGCAGAACGGACACGTCGGTTGAGCACAGTTACAGTGATCACTCCGATGGCAATGGCAGCACCACCCGCAATGGCAATGAGGGTGGAGACGCTCAGTATGATTTTCTTGTGGTGCTTGCTGCTAGGGGAGCTTGGTGTGGATTGTGACAAGGGGTTTGATGAGGAATTGGGGTTGAGTACAATAGGCTTCGGCATGACAGCACCGCAGGAATTGTTCTTCCTGGAGCTGCATAGGCCGGAATTGTCTGATAGGAAGTAGTCAGGGATATTGTCGAAGAAACGACTGTTCGGGAGATTTCCTGATAGCAAGTTGTGGGAGACGTCAAAGATGTGCAAGCTGGGCAGATTAGAAAGCTCCACTGGTAGGGTCCCATTCAGCTTGttctgggagagatcaacagccTGAAGACTGGTGAGGTTCCCCAGGGTGCTTGGAATCGGTCCCGTGATGTCGTTGTGCGACAAATCCCTGCATTCACAAGCATACTGTATCAATTAAAATGACCCCTAACCTTCAGCAAATCAAGTATAACTGAGTTTATATTTGCTCGATCCGCAGGCTTCATTTTTGGAGTACTCATTAAGTCAGAATCAAGTAACAATAAGTTTAGATCTGTTTGATCAGCTTGCTAGAGTTTCTATTTGATTACAGTTTGCAAAGTTTGAAACAAACGCCCAGATTCCCACACATGCACATTTGACTTCAGTTTTAAGCGTATCCTAGAAAATGAACCCGGCACTGGATACGAGCAGGACAACATGACAGAGACCCACAATTTGCGGTTAAGGACTCCTATAACAGAAAACTAAGACATCGATGTCCTGTCATTTTCTACAACGTCTCTGGAACCTAGGAAACTGAAAGCAACCAAGGCATGCAGGGAAATACAAAAAACAAATAGACCTAATCAACTTCACTAACAAGCAATCTGAATGGAGTCAAATTTGGTGCGCCAAAAAAATGGCCAGAAATTCGCTTACAGTGCAACGAGGGAACTGCAGCTCCCAATCTGTGCCGGGATGCGGCCGGTGAGCGAATTGTCCCCCATCCTCAGCACCCGGAGCGCCACCGCGCCGCCAATCTCCGGTGGCACGCTTCCGGTCAGCGTGTTAGCGCTTACGTCGAGCACCTCCAGCAGCCTCATCCCACCAATGCCAGCAGGCAGCTGCCCCGATATGGAATTCGAGGACAGGTTCAGAAACTGCAACCCCGCGAAGGCAGTAATCTGCGGCGGGATCCCGCCGGAGAACGCGTTGCTCGACAGGTCCAGCACATGCAACGCCAACGCGGCATCTCCGGGGACCTTGACCCACCCTTCGAGCTTGTTGCCGGCGACCGAGACGCGCTGCAGTGGCAGGCCGAACACCCACCAGGGGAGCTCGCCAGTCAGCGCGTTCCGGCTGAGATCGGCCTCCAGCAGGTTCTTACATTTCGCGATGTCGTCGGGGATGACGCCGGCGAAGCGATTGCCCGACAAGTCTAGCCGCTCCAGCGACCACATCTCCCCGATCCacgccggcacctcgccagcgaGCGCATTGCTGCCGGCGCCAAGGAACCGCAGCGCGGTCAGCCTACGGAGAGAATCCGGCAGGCCGCCGGTGAAGAAGTTACGCCCGAGATCCAGCGATTTAAGAAGCGCCGCCTCTCCGACATCAGCCGGTATTCCCCCGGCGAAAAGGTTACGGCTCAAATCCAGCGCCCGCAGCGAGCTGCTCCGGGGGAACCCGCCAGGAACACTCCCCGACAGCGAATTCCCGGAGAGGTCCAGAGACCGGAGCGAGGGCAGCGACCAGATACCGTCGGGTATCGGGCCAGCGAGGCGGTTGGAGGAGAGGTTGAGGGAGAGGAGCGAGGAGCAGGAGGCGACCGCGGGCGGGATGTAGCCCGAGAGCTCGTTGTCGGCGAGGGAGATGGCGCGGATGTCGCGGCATTGGGCGAAGAGGTCGGCGgggacggtggcggcgaggcggTTGGAGGCGAGGTCGAGGGAGCGGAGGCGGGGGAGGGAGGCGAGGAGCCCCGGGAGCACGGGGCCGGAGAGGTTGTTgcgggg
The Aegilops tauschii subsp. strangulata cultivar AL8/78 chromosome 3, Aet v6.0, whole genome shotgun sequence genome window above contains:
- the LOC109747096 gene encoding uncharacterized protein, coding for MADSASAPALLLLLLAAVAAAATTTTALTDDVLALVVFKTGVADPLGRLAKWTEDDDRPCSWPGVGCDARAGRVTSLSLPAASLSGRLPRALLRLDALVSLSLPRNNLSGPVLPGLLASLPRLRSLDLASNRLAATVPADLFAQCRDIRAISLADNELSGYIPPAVASCSSLLSLNLSSNRLAGPIPDGIWSLPSLRSLDLSGNSLSGSVPGGFPRSSSLRALDLSRNLFAGGIPADVGEAALLKSLDLGRNFFTGGLPDSLRRLTALRFLGAGSNALAGEVPAWIGEMWSLERLDLSGNRFAGVIPDDIAKCKNLLEADLSRNALTGELPWWVFGLPLQRVSVAGNKLEGWVKVPGDAALALHVLDLSSNAFSGGIPPQITAFAGLQFLNLSSNSISGQLPAGIGGMRLLEVLDVSANTLTGSVPPEIGGAVALRVLRMGDNSLTGRIPAQIGSCSSLVALDLSHNDITGPIPSTLGNLTSLQAVDLSQNKLNGTLPVELSNLPSLHIFDVSHNLLSGNLPNSRFFDNIPDYFLSDNSGLCSSRKNNSCGAVMPKPIVLNPNSSSNPLSQSTPSSPSSKHHKKIILSVSTLIAIAGGAAIAIGVITVTVLNRRVRSAASHPKPAIALSDDYLSQSPENDASSGKLVMFGKGSPEFSTGGHALLNKDCELGRGGFGAVYKTVLRDGQPVAIKKLTVSSLVKSKDDFERQVKVLSKMRHHNIVTLRGFYWTSSLQLLIYDYLPGGNLHKHLHECTEENTLSWMERFDIIIGVARGLMHLHQHGVVHYNLKSSNVLLDSNGEPRVGDYGLASLLPMLDRYVLSSKIQSALGYMAPEFACKTVKITEKCDVYGFGVLALEILTGRRPVEYLEDDVVVLCDLVRSALEEGRLEDCMDPRLCGEFAMEEAIPIIKLGLVCTSQVPSNRPDMGEVLSILEVVRSPQDSPGDEMV